CTATATGCTTGGAAAGGGAAAAGTATTCCATTAGTTCTGTATTACATGCCACTAAATTCTACATACTGCACCTTTAACATATGGACTCAATACTTTCTTATTTATACATACTTTTTTATACTGAGTGTACTCTTGATTCCTTTGATACCATCTGGGCTCCTTATGCATTTATCTCGTCTTGGAACAGAAtctgaaataatgtatttaagAGACTGACATGGAGAGCTTCTGTTGAGGGGTGTCAGCACATGGCAACGTGTCAATAAATATCCCAGAAATCCTGTGTCTATGCTTTCCTCTTGACCTTCTGTGTTTTCCCTGAAAAAGTtccaacagagagagaaaagaggggagagaacCAGATCCCAACATGTTACTTCAATAAAGAACATCATTGTGGACATGCCCAGATTTGCCTAGATCTGTAACATGATCACCATTCACCTACCCCAGATGCTGCTGTTTAGTGTTTGTCCTAGCAAATAAAGCAGAGTCACCACAGTCATGTTGAAAAAGAAGAAGCCTATCAGTCCAGCAGGACTGagcaaagagagaagggggtacACCCAGATACCCACACTCAGGTACACCCAAATCACCCTAGAGAAAGGCACAGGCAGTTAGGCAGTGACAAGTACACAACagttcaagaaaaaaaaagagtaggcCTGTGACTGTTTTCCTACGGTTTCATACTGAAAACTGATCTAGttgttatggaccctttcaagagtgttccattatcagcatcatagttggccccacaagacttcctttttaacattccatatgttatcttaatgcagaggaagtagattggggcccaaatagaacgttcaagcattgtttttgtttaccttgttgaaagggtctatactttaGATGGGTGCATCAGACGCTAGACATGTAACCTTCCTATATCTTACTTACTCATTTTGATTTCTTGCTGAATATTTACATTCTTTTTTTAAGCATTAGTGCAAaataccattttaatttaaaacatggcAGCAGTTCTGAGTTCTACTGCGTTGAACTGTGCTTTTATTTTGTTATGTAACTATTTGACACCACCTACCAACTTAAGTAGGCAAGCCCTACAACACCTAATGCCGTCATGCCTGTTTTGGTCTTTGGATAGGCATGAGGCTGAAGCAAAATCTCTCCAAAGAGGATCGGGAACACAAAGGTATGCTGTAAAATAACAGGTTAAACATGTTACCAAAAACAAGTAGGTTGGATACCGTACTGTATTGTACTGTACAATTATAAACAAACAGATTTTGAGATAGATCAGTGCCTAATAATGTTTTCATGGTTTCAAGGAGGACAAAATAACATGGGGTAAAAAGCTAATTCATATTAAATGGTATTCATTTTAATGCATGCTACCATTGCACAGGTAGGTTCAAAATGAAATTAATGAGATAAGATGAATACAAGTGAAATGTTATAGGAAGACTTAAACATGAGTACAGACCATTGCATGGTTTATCCAGGGAGGAAAGAAATTGTCCAGAGATGCAGGATAAACAAGCTGCCTGTCGTAGGCAAATATTGACCAAAACAACACCACCACAAACTAAACAAACAGGGAGCATATACAATATTTAGAATAAACACAGAAATATAATACAATCTGATGAATGGCACTCACTGAACTGAACCGGTGAACTGGCACACAGACTTCATCCAGCTTTGCGCCGAATAATTCTCAAATATCATCAGTAGGGGGCGAGATAACACTCAAATTGCAGAGCCGTATACAGACATCTCTCTACGACAGACTGTGATAAGGATGATCATCCCACATATCATTACTATTGTACAGGGCCCTGATCCTGAGATCATATACATCCCAAAAAGAACTGTATTAAGTGCCTGATGAAGCAAAACTAATAGAGCCCACTCTCAAAAAGCTGTTTAGTATTGTGGTTTGAGGCACAATTCAAAGCTGGTACTCACCATGCCCACTGGGAATGTATAGACTGAGAAGAGCAGGTCCCTGGCCATACGCAAGCCTTTGCCCGAGGACTGGAGGTCATTCAGTGCAGCCAGGCCAAAAAACACCATCTGGAGAATCTGACATGCAAGCAGTGCCTCTCACTCAGTATGACTTTCATTGTACTGGGTGGTGTCACCCACATCTAAGTCTTACGTAACATGATGATTATGTGGATAAATATGCCTGTCACACCTAAATAATATGTTTAGCCaccagaaaaacaaacaaaaaaacacgaatgcacaaacacacacaaagtattCTCCAAATATGTATCCCTCTAAAAGGTTAATTGCTTCTGGTATCAGTTACCATGATTCAGAAATCCTTTCATAACTTTTCTTTTCTGATGTTCTCATACCAGGCTTAAGAGTGCCACAGAAGTTCTCCTACCAGGTTTAAAAATGTCAGGTATTTCCAGGGCCCACCATAGACAAATATCCCAGGTGGAAGGTCTTCATCTCCCTTGGCATAAAGTGACTGTATGACAAATGCATACCAGCTGAAAGCAGCAAGGTGGTAGATCTTCTGCACTCTACCACCCATGTTTGATTGTCCAACTGCTTCTCCCCTCCTGGTTCTATATAACCTCTTATCTGACTTGTGGTCCTAGCAGCAGGCTAACCCTGTCTGTTTCTCAAACTAAATGTAGCTCTGGACACAACTGAGCCTTTTTAGAGGGAACATACCATAGGAAATCCTTTTATTTGAAGATTAGCATGATGTAGTGAACAGTAATTATGAGACTGGTCAGAGAGCTCGCATGGTGCCTCATACAAAGGCCTCTTTGTGAAGTTTGTGATGTAAGCTGCTGTTTTGTCTTTCGCAACCAGTCAGCTTTTGAATGACGTCCAGAAAAAATGTTAAAACTAGTAATGAGGACAAATACTCTGTGCAACTGGCAAAAATTGAAATACTAAGCtactaaataaaactgagaACAAATCTATGAACCCCCACTGGAAAATAGTCATAGCATTACTGACCTAACTGAAATGTACTACTAATTCGCTTAGAGGACTTTGACAGTTAAACAAGCAGTGTGTAGCATGCCTAAAGCACAAGCAGTGTGTAGCATGCCTAAAGCACAagacctcctcctctttcccccctctccttTTACAGATTGCTGTACCATCGTCTTAACATTTTCTTCACATGCAAAAATGCAGGGACATGTAACGGAGTGCAGACTAACAGCCATAAAATAACATTGTCATAAAATTACACAGAATGTGACACATTAGCTTTTTTTTATGGAATATGGTATCCTTCCCAACCTCTTAACATATACACATGGAATGacataaatatttatttaaatcAATATAGTAAATAGTCATCAACACCAAAGGATGTGGTGTAAAGTGTTTAATTCTTCTTGGAATTGATACAGAAATAGAAAAAATATAGAGTAAAGTGacagtaataacaaagtaaAGTGACAGTGGTAACGCTTATGTACAGAGTAGCTCCCATGACATGATCTGTGCACGTAACTGCGATTATTTCTAGGAGCCTACACCGAGTGCGTAACTGCAACATTTTGTTCACGCCGCGTAAAAACTCTGAAAGTATGCGCTTCACGTAACGCTTCATACTCACGGTGTAGCCCCCCTGTtagtcacacaaaaaaaaacacctaaatAAAATAACAGTATAAATAGTACTAGGGGTCTCCTTTAAAGGTTTATATAGGTTTTTGAGAAGCGTTATACTTTACAACTTTAATTCTATTTAATTCTGCTAtacacatgtgtgttttgttcatTAAAGACACTGTAAGCGATTCCAATATAACACTTTTGTATCTCCTCACGATCTACTGTTCATTCTGTGGGTACACTGTAAAGAAATCAACAAATATCAACAAAAATGAGATCATCCAGAATTGCTTATAGGATCTTTAAATTCACTTCAATTTACAACTTTAGTCTCACATTAAGACTAAGACCAGCTGACAATGGAGACAGGTACTGATTTTTGCATCAGTGACATAATTCCCTCATAGATCAACATTAGGACCAGCCAAAGGGGATACATTCATTGCCtttctttacaaacaaagataGAGGATAATTGGGGGTATTAGGGTTTAGAAAGCAATATCCTGAATCCCTAATTACATGTTATTGCTTTTGTATTTCTGGTATTCATCAGATGCTACTGTGCTCAGGACCTTTCCTTTATTATTAATTTGCCTGTCAGAGTCAGGCAAAACAGTACAAACATCCTTTACAGAATTCGTTAAAAAATCTAACACTGCAGTTTCAGTTCTACAACACAAAACAGGTCTCCAGACACCAGTTCTCAATTCAGCCAAATTCTGACATAGTTCTAAGGTCTTTGAGAGATGCAACCAAATGATTCCCATACCGAGACGACACTAAGTCCTCTGTATATGACATACATCCTTCCACATATGTTCAATCCTCATGACACTACAGGAGCTTTACCATACTGATCCACTGTCCAAGCTAACAGGCTCCATGGCACCTGGGTCCAAGGACTGAATTGTCCTATGCATCCCTTCTTCCTCATGTTCCTTCAAAACTAGAGTGCCTGTGTCAGAGCAAACAATTATCAATTTACAAACACTTATATCTTTGACACTTTTTGAAAATATTGATTTTtgtttatgaaaaaaaaaagttgatttatgtTTATGAAAACATCAACTTGGTAGATGCCACTGGTTAACTTAACACATTGGGCTTAGATAATGATCAAACTGCAATATACTGTATAAGTGTTGTATATTGCTTTAGAGATATTACATTGTAATTTCACTAGTAACAAAAGATGATGTTATTATTTTACACTACTCACCTCAAAGCGACTATAGActcttctttcctttctcttgctctccatAGCAGTTATTAACCTATCACGTTCCTTTTCGCTCAGGTGAGTGTTCCAGGATTGCAATTTGCTGGTTACATTTTGGTTGCTTTTATCTTTAGGTGCCTTCACTTCATCTTCTTTAGCGTCATCTGTGGCTGGAAGGTTCTGCTTGGCTGCTCGGCTTTGGCTATTGGCGGATATCTGCTCCAGAAGAACTTTTGTGTCATCTCTGAGGTTACTGCAAGACAGTACATTGGCAGTCGATGACTGGTAACGACTGGGATGACCTTTGGTTGGTTCTGCAGAGGGAGACTTTTGTTCTTTTGAGTCCTCTGCACTTAGTGAGGCGACAGCATCTTTGGTGTCTTGAGATATGGTGGTGCCAAGCTCATCAGTAGGGGACACCTCAGACAGATTGACCGCATCTGCTGAGGGATGATCGCCAACCACCACTTTTTCTTCTATTTTAAGCAGCCTCTCAGTAACAGCATCATAAGTGCTCGAGGTTGTGTTGGAAGATTCTTCTGTAGGCAATGCTGGTTCTACTATAGTAAGTTCTGAATTAGAACTATCTCCTAAGATGCTCACGACTGGATATGAGGTGTTCTCCTCTGCATGAGGAGGATCAGTAGATTTGGGTGTTTCTAGGCCTGGACTTGCTGTTAAATCAGATACTGTTGCTGTAGGTTTGGCAAGGGGGTCTGTGGTTGCCATCAGCGAAAAGTTACTGTCAGTTTGGCCAGGATCTGAAAGTGGACTTGACTCCAATGTTTTGACATCACTGGGTGAAGTTAAGTTTGTTGAGGGAACTTCAGCCATTGGACTGTTTAAAGGGGAAGACACAAGATGTGAATTTGAATGAGATTTTGTGGGACTATCCACTGTGCTAACTGTTGGACTCATTGGTACTGACTTTAGGGATGGGCTGTCCACAGAAGGCAACTGAGAACTGGACTCTGTTAGGAGTACTGCTTCTTTTGAGCTGATAGAGATTACCTTGGGTGATGAGCAATCCTCAGTGTGGGTTATACTTGGAATAGGACTTCCTACTACAGGAATTGTTTTTGTTGGCGAATCATGTGAAGATGAAGTTCCTTCTGACAGAGCTGGGCTTGTCTCTGATATTTTGGTCTCAGGGGATGATCTGTTTTGTGTTGGAACAACATTTGTCattggattagtgtgtgttgtggtggaaACTGGACATAAACTAGAGTCAGTTGTAGTGCAACTATCGACAGTACTAGTGGCTGGACTTGCTGATGCATCAATGACTGAAAGGCCTTCCTCAGTTTTAACAGACACTAAAGCAGAACTTTTCTCCGTTATTTTGATATCAGAGTGTGATTTTGGCTCTGATGCAGGAACCATTTTTGGTGGAGTAGATTTTAGTGGGGGCGAAATCTGGGActggctattttgtttttttagttttgatttgttttgtttttgttttgtttttgatgatCCACAAGTGCTCAAAGTTGGGCTTGCTTGAGTTATCCCAGGTATGCTATCCCCAGCTTGTGGCGATTTGGACTCTGCTGGGGAAACCACAGCTGTTGAACAGGGTTTGGTTGGAGAAGAAACTGAAGCCAGACTGCAGTCAGTTTTTGTAAGAGGATCAACAGTGCTAATGTCTGGAGTTGTTAATGGTGTCTGGGAGGGTGGCCTATCCTCAGTTTTGTCTGGAGCATAACTTTCTTTCACAGGTGTGTGGAGATGTGAGTCCCCTTTTGGAGACTGTGTAGGGGAGGAGACTGGAGATAAGTGGTGCTCTGTTGAATCATGTTCAGTTACTGACCTAGATTTGGCTGGAGATGTTGacaattttgttttttgttttgtttttaattcatGACTTGCCAAACTGCATTTCTCTAATTCCGATCTGGTGTCTGTATAAGAGACTCTTTGAGGTGAGCTAGTTTTGATGGAagaagatggagatggaggcaAAATGTTTTCTGCAGTAGGAGATACAACAGTTAATTTAGACTCCTTTTGATTCACTGGGAATATTTCAGTTGGGGTCGGAGTACAAGGTGAGCTAGGAGCTGTTGCAAAGCATTCTGTCCCTGAACCCATTTCTATTGAGCAGACAGAGGAAGTGTCTGAGTCTACTGTTTTGTTATTTGGGTTTAAACAAATCTCTTCTTGAGTGTCCTCAACTTTTGAAATGGATTTGACTGGGTGTGAGGTAGAGCTGTGTGTAGTCTTACCAGCATTTATTGGAAAACTAACTGAACTAGAGTCAACTGGAACCTGCTTAGTAGATACATCTGAGTCTGAGATTTGCTTTTTTGATGCCTGGTCTTCACAATACATTGTTACGTCTTTGGGAATATCTTCTAAGGCTGAACTTGAATCAGCAGAACTAGTTGAGGGGGTGCATGGGAGTTttgcagctgctttaacatgCAACTTCATCCGTTCCATTTTCTCACTGTCTGTGGCAGTTTGGGCAAACTCAGATCCGGAGGGGTTACATTGCCCAGAGTTGTCTGTCAAATTCTTTATTTCATGGCTGTCTGGAGCACTTTGAGGTTTAAGTGTTTTAGTATCGTCATCTAGCACTTGTGGTGCCACAGTTTCAGCAAGTAATGGCTTTGAGAGTGGGTCTGTGGTGGTCTGTTCTGGTACTGAGACGTTTCCTTTAGTTGCAGAGGTGTCCTCAGTCTCGTCAGACTTTTGAGAATTATGTCCTGTGGCGCTCTCAGCAGACATTGCAGCCATCCGACCACCTTTGCGTTTAGCAGCCAATTCTCTGAAGAATTGCAATCTGCTATCTGGGTTAGACAAGTCCAACATGGCTGTGGTTCTCTGCAATACTTTAGACTGAAATTCAACTGGGTTAGGTTTGTCTCCCATTGTAAACGAGGCCTGTCTTTTAAACAAGGTTTCAGATGTTCTGTCACTCTTTCCTTGTGAATCCTGGGATAGGTCTGATAATCTGTCATCTGTTTTAATTTGCCCGCTAGGATCATTCTCCCACTGAGACCGGTGCTGCTCTAAGGGTGAGTTGAAGAGAAGTGAGTTCCTTAACTTGGAAGCCCTTTGAAGACTGGGTTTCGGTCGCTTCTGGACAAGCCCTTCCTTTGTTTCACCAGATTCTATTTTTCCCACACTTGCAACCTCTGCAGCTTTTTCAGATGCGGTCGTTCTCAGGGAATCTGTGGTTTCAACTGATGTTGTTTTCCCTGACGCTGACTCTCCAGAAATGACAGGCAGAACAGGTTTGCCACTTATAATGGCTAAAGGCATGACAGAGAGCTCTCTTTTGCCAGATTCATTTGATGAATCAAGTGACTTTTTCTGTAAAAGAAGAGAGGATTTATGATAGGGAACAGGATAAGCAAGAATTATTTATGAACTAGAAATAATGGAAACTGTATCAACATGTTTGTTTCATTATTGAAAGATGCACAGTGGTACATGTGAAGGTGTTTGATAGTGATTCAATGCAAAGGATTACAATAATTTTGAAAAGGTGTTTGATAGTAATGTAATGCAAAACATATTACCTTGAGGTTTGAATCAGGAGGTATTTTCATGGCATTTGGAGATTCTGACTGCTGTGCTGAACTGGACGAGCTAGGCTGATGAGATGGCACACACTTAGCTGCAGCGGGCTCTTGTAACCTCTTCTGTTCAATCTTCTCAGCATCTGTGGCCATTTGTGGCAGTGTGCCATGAGTCTGGCCTGGTGGGACATCTTCGGTGGGACTCAAACTTTCTACTAACTTTGTATCTGAATCTGACACATGTACTGTTATAATGGGAACCTTGTCTTTGGTTTCTTTGGAGGATTGAGATTCCATTTTTGCAGGCTTATCTGTCATGTGTGAAACCTCTACATTTTGCTTCTGCTCTGCAACACTGGGGCCTCCCTCAGAGGCAATACTCAATATTTTATCTGACTCTTGGTCAGATGGTTTCTGCTTTGCTTTGCGTTGGGCAGCTAACTGTTTGAAAAACTGCAGCCTAGTGTCAGGGTCATTCATATCCATAATGAATGATGATGTTCGCTGCAGATCACTAGAGGGGAGCTCAACTGGCTTTGGTTCCTCTCCCATAGCTATAGTGGATTGTTTTTTCAAAGGGTTCTTCTCTAAACCTTTCTCTACAACCTTAGCACTTTCCTCTTTTTGCTCTGTTGATTTTGCCTTTTCCAAAAGAGACCTATGCTGATCCACGTTTGAACTGAAGAGCAAAGAGTTTCTCAGTCTCGATGTCCTTTGAAGAGTTGGGTTTGGTCTCCTACGGAATGGTTCATCCTTTGTTCCATCCATTTCCGCTAGTAGCTTGTCTTCCCCATCATCAACCTTTTCACTCTCTGTGGTGCATGATGATTCCAAACGATTTTTCATACTTTCCTGCTGAAAAGATTTCTTGCAGCGTGAAGAAAGGACAGCTGACGGCATCTTAGGCAATTCTCTATTGCCTACTCTAGGGGCTAATGGGTCCAGATCACACAGCCGTTCTTGTGAAGAGAAAGGGGAATTGTCTCCTATGTCTGACCATTGAGGTGGCAGTGTGTCCTCTGAAGCGGTGTCATCATAAGCACTAAGATATGAATGGATTCTCCAGTCTCGCATGCCCTTCTTCGCAGCGGCATCTCGGGGCTTGCGTTCAGGAGCAGGCTCTATGACGAATCCTTTCTGTTCATGAGGGCTAAGTTGTGTAGGAGAGGTCTGACAGGCATATGGCTGACCCAAACACTGTCTCCTTTGGCCTGACATACTGTAAGGACCCTCTGGCACCACAAAGTTCTCAAATCCTTGCTCCGCCTCCCCCGTGGGATTAGACTGTAAAAACTTAAGCACGTGGTCATAGCTGTCCACTTGATCCATTGAGGGTTGGCCTCCTGGCTCTGAATACTGGTCTGAGTGTTGATATCCCTGGGGCCTAAATTTGTCAGAGGGGTCATAAACGGGCTCTCGGCCGGTCCTCTCGTAGTGATACTGGTCCCTGTGTGAATGGGTGCTCTGCGTCTCCATAGCATCCATGTTCTGTTTGTTCTTGTGCATCAGGTACTGCTGATAGTAGCCACCAGGGGTCCCTTCCCCATAGCTCGACCTTCTAAACATGTTACTGTCAAAAGCACCAGGCCTGTCCATCCGGTATTGCTGAGAGGGGTGCATGTTAGCCTGAGGTTGTAACAACATTTGGGCAGATTCCCCCCTCCTTAGAGGAAACATTTTAGGATCCATATCCATGCAGCCTTCATACGGGTGTCCAGCCATTTCTGCATTGTACATGCCCTGTTTCCTGGGATAcaccttgtgtgttttttgcAGCTCTGGCATAGAACTATATTTCTGTATGGGGACAACAGCACTCTCAACTACAAGTGGCTCAGACTGTGCATATAAAATGCGGAATTCTTCATCAAATGTGACCACAAGCTGGCCCAGGAATAGATGGGCTAAACAACGGTGGAGTTTCTCAAATGACCACATAAAGCTGAAACAAAGAACAAGGAAAATGTATCAATGAAATGTTCCATTAATCAAAAATATCATTATAATAGTACAACTACTTTCAGAAAACCTGCATTCTGGGGCATCTTTCAGTAACTGGAATGTGTACCTTTGCATAACTGTCAAGTCAATAActggaatgtgtttgtgttgtctgtatgctgctgagaccttgaatttaccctggggatcaataaagtatctatctatctatctatctatctatctaagtcaACAATCAGCCCTAAGCACTAAGCCTGCTGGGCATGGGGAAAATGTGTTTATCCCAATGATCTTACTTCTTGTCATTTCTGATTACATTATGTTGTAAGGCTACTTCTGGATGTGTTGTAGCTTAGTTATAATAATCACCAATGCAATCAGCAATTAGTAAGCATAAAAGTGGCacacagaagagaaaagaaaaacgaTAACAGGAGGAGACTAAATCCAAATGAATGAAActgaatagttttttttttaaaacacctcaaatgttgctgctggcgttgATGCTAGCAATGCTGACGTTAAGTCCTCCCTAAGGAGTAGGCTAGCATGGGACAAGAACAATTGAGTGGATTGGCTATACTCTCCATAGAGAACAGCAGAGCCAGGCAGTTGGGGTTCAACGATAGGCCTATATCATCAATGACTTTGCTGAACAGAAGGCCCGTAGAGTGAACTTCTAATGGGTGAGTTACGGGCTGCTTTTTTATGGAGTAGGCATATGTGAGGTGCACTTTCTGTGACCTTTTTGTGGAAGGCTATCTGACCGCTGCGCCACACTGTTAGGCTAAATTAAGCAATTGTGTGGTTATTGTGTATAGGCGCCACCGCGTATGAGTTGCTGGGTTTCCTTGATGGCTATTTAATTGTTCTATGGCTATATGTTATCCGCGTTTCGGTTTCGGAAGTTGGGAGAATTCTGTTTAACAGGTGGTAGCGATTGATTAGTCAGGTAGCCACTGTCCATGGCTCTTTCTGATCATTTTGGTGAATCTCCACCACACACGTGcaattttgtgtgcgtgtgtttgtgtcgcggggggtggggttggtgttggaggggggggggggggggggggggcacatgaAAATGCTTGCACCGGGGCCCAGCATAGCTACGCTACGCCACTGCACTATAtcctaaaatatatatatatgtatatatatatttttggaaaATATCTGAGGGACTGCTACTTGGATGTGGTGTTGTACTATGGTGGTGCTGATTGTACGTAGTGTTTTGAAACAACGGGCCCTGTTTTCAAAATTGTGCTTAGCTTAAGCAATTGAAAAAAATTACTTCATCCTAACCTAATTCCAATgacaaatgagaaaaaaaaatagtatttGTTCTTAGAGGATGAAAATGCAAATACAAAATTAACTTATTAGAGAATACAACTTTCCATGGCAAATATCCAGTCATTTACAAACTCTGTGCACTGGTGTTACCAAACCAGTTTAAATGTCACATTGCTTGCAGCAAAATCCTCAGACAAAAGATAATCCCATCAGATAATGTCTGACATACTTTCCCACAGTGACCTGTCCTGGCAGCttgcctatttatttattttaaacaaaTAGAAAACAAATCACATTTAAAATGTGACAGAGAGCACTTACCTATAGTTACCACCTAAAACAGCCCTGCTGTCAATTAACAAGAAACGGTTCATCATCTGTCCTTTGAAAGATTTCCCTGTACGGCAGTAGTAGTTCTGTCCAGCCACAGTTCTAACAcgcatacactgcaaaaaaataaatatatatatacatatttatCATTGTGGAGAACCAAATGCTAACAATATAAGTCACAGCTTTGTCAGTGCCATTACTCATCCACTAATACTCGTCCAATACAGTCATGTGATCTTTTAGAAACAGAAGTCTGACGAGAAATACTCCTTCCTGCCATTTTTCAGCACTGTTTTTTGCACTGTAGGTGGCAGCAATGCACCCTAAACATAGCCTGAATGCCAGCCGAGCTGAAAATACAACTGTGttagacagaggacagatgaagGTTGCTAGTGAgtaaaatattagctttcagtatggtacgatgtctttgtaaatgatGTTTAATTAACAACAAACGTAACAACAACGCTGTTGCTAGAAGGTAGACATTTAGATTTCGCCATTGCATTTGTTATTGACAGTGAAAAacaaccagaaaacaatgttaagggaattgaggagaaggaggatggtttgggtgttcttcctacaggaTTTACCCCCTGAATCGGTTGAAACACTAGtgtagtctagtctagtctagtctagtctcATCACTCACTTTGATTTGATCCAGATTAACCCTGCAGTTGGCCACCATGGTTGTAAAGTAATGGGCATTTTGCTGATCAAGCAAAATGTAAACAGCCACATTGCGCTTAGTTGCCTCCAAGAGATCCGCAAAGATATCAACATCTGTGAAAATGTCCATAGCCACGGCAATAACCTGCaaaaaagacccccccccccatacacacacacacacacacacacacacatacacacagacagccatCATTCAGAATTAGAGATCATGATATTGAATAAATAAGTTCACAATGATTTTGCATTACCACATGCAGAATTAGAATTAGAATTAGAGGGAGTTAAGAATCAAAGAACCATGTAATTGCATGCCAAATAGTAATTCTCTCTTAGCTGTAAGCTACCTTCAAATCTAATAAACGTAAAAGATGATAAATCAgtcaattattaaattattcattgTAAAAAGATCAATGGCAAAAGCCTACTGTCAGTTAAAGCCTACTGgataaaaccacacacacatgagaaatTAACTCTAATGTTGTCAgcaattataggctacattaaaaaaaaaagatcagtaTAATTATGTTCACTGAAAATTGAACTCATGACACAGACTACTACTGTATGTCATAGTGTGCTTATGAACCAGTGAAACAACTGGAACACTAAATAaccaccaaagattctagagcggagctctgttctagaatctttgataagcactataccagagagggttcaagcggagctagtaatcaaggatctttgactatacatctgtaaggCTGTACAATCTGTAATGTTCCAAAACAAAAGCAATGCTGAATTCATGTGTAAACACAGACCAGATTACAGCAGGTTTCTGggttagtaggcctactaagATCAAAGGGAGACTATTGAAACTGAGAGCCTAAAATGGTTGATTCTGAGTTTCTAACATCTACCTCACTAACAAGCAATAATAACAACTCTATTACTCTTGAAAGATGATATGGGTAATCTTTACGAAATATGAGGACCAACAAGAGACAAACTGATGAGAGGGTGTAAATATAAAAAGGAGGAACCCACAAGCTGGG
This genomic stretch from Alosa sapidissima isolate fAloSap1 chromosome 16, fAloSap1.pri, whole genome shotgun sequence harbors:
- the LOC121685662 gene encoding protein FAM83H-like isoform X2 — protein: MARRSQCSSAGDNPLDPNYLLPHYREEYRLAIDSLVEHDLEGYYEFLKSANVVDFLSGPEIEHIQSTVQCPRHVDKPGAVCQGNEEAEGSSDTYWPTHSDLDAPSLDLGWPEQLHFVGPTEIITFVNPPDPAMPSIKTQARRLIKDAQLVIAVAMDIFTDVDIFADLLEATKRNVAVYILLDQQNAHYFTTMVANCRVNLDQIKCMRVRTVAGQNYYCRTGKSFKGQMMNRFLLIDSRAVLGGNYSFMWSFEKLHRCLAHLFLGQLVVTFDEEFRILYAQSEPLVVESAVVPIQKYSSMPELQKTHKVYPRKQGMYNAEMAGHPYEGCMDMDPKMFPLRRGESAQMLLQPQANMHPSQQYRMDRPGAFDSNMFRRSSYGEGTPGGYYQQYLMHKNKQNMDAMETQSTHSHRDQYHYERTGREPVYDPSDKFRPQGYQHSDQYSEPGGQPSMDQVDSYDHVLKFLQSNPTGEAEQGFENFVVPEGPYSMSGQRRQCLGQPYACQTSPTQLSPHEQKGFVIEPAPERKPRDAAAKKGMRDWRIHSYLSAYDDTASEDTLPPQWSDIGDNSPFSSQERLCDLDPLAPRVGNRELPKMPSAVLSSRCKKSFQQESMKNRLESSCTTESEKVDDGEDKLLAEMDGTKDEPFRRRPNPTLQRTSRLRNSLLFSSNVDQHRSLLEKAKSTEQKEESAKVVEKGLEKNPLKKQSTIAMGEEPKPVELPSSDLQRTSSFIMDMNDPDTRLQFFKQLAAQRKAKQKPSDQESDKILSIASEGGPSVAEQKQNVEVSHMTDKPAKMESQSSKETKDKVPIITVHVSDSDTKLVESLSPTEDVPPGQTHGTLPQMATDAEKIEQKRLQEPAAAKCVPSHQPSSSSSAQQSESPNAMKIPPDSNLKKKSLDSSNESGKRELSVMPLAIISGKPVLPVISGESASGKTTSVETTDSLRTTASEKAAEVASVGKIESGETKEGLVQKRPKPSLQRASKLRNSLLFNSPLEQHRSQWENDPSGQIKTDDRLSDLSQDSQGKSDRTSETLFKRQASFTMGDKPNPVEFQSKVLQRTTAMLDLSNPDSRLQFFRELAAKRKGGRMAAMSAESATGHNSQKSDETEDTSATKGNVSVPEQTTTDPLSKPLLAETVAPQVLDDDTKTLKPQSAPDSHEIKNLTDNSGQCNPSGSEFAQTATDSEKMERMKLHVKAAAKLPCTPSTSSADSSSALEDIPKDVTMYCEDQASKKQISDSDVSTKQVPVDSSSVSFPINAGKTTHSSTSHPVKSISKVEDTQEEICLNPNNKTVDSDTSSVCSIEMGSGTECFATAPSSPCTPTPTEIFPVNQKESKLTVVSPTAENILPPSPSSSIKTSSPQRVSYTDTRSELEKCSLASHELKTKQKTKLSTSPAKSRSVTEHDSTEHHLSPVSSPTQSPKGDSHLHTPVKESYAPDKTEDRPPSQTPLTTPDISTVDPLTKTDCSLASVSSPTKPCSTAVVSPAESKSPQAGDSIPGITQASPTLSTCGSSKTKQKQNKSKLKKQNSQSQISPPLKSTPPKMVPASEPKSHSDIKITEKSSALVSVKTEEGLSVIDASASPATSTVDSCTTTDSSLCPVSTTTHTNPMTNVVPTQNRSSPETKISETSPALSEGTSSSHDSPTKTIPVVGSPIPSITHTEDCSSPKVISISSKEAVLLTESSSQLPSVDNFSLMATTDPLAKPTATVSDLTASPGLETPKSTDPPHAEENTSYPVVSILGDSSNSELTIVEPALPTEESSNTTSSTYDAVTERLLKIEEKVVVGDHPSADAVNLSEVSPTDELGTTISQDTKDAVASLSAEDSKEQKSPSAEPTKGHPSRYQSSTANVLSCSNLRDDTKVLLEQISANSQSRAAKQNLPATDDAKEDEVKAPKDKSNQNVTSKLQSWNTHLSEKERDRLITAMESKRKERRVYSRFEAL